One window of Microcoleus vaginatus PCC 9802 genomic DNA carries:
- a CDS encoding peroxiredoxin encodes MMSRRKFFSTLLAICLVFLSFNFATPAFALGGKLPTVNEAAPDFSLPTNSGDGQVSLSDYRGKWLVVYFYPKDFTSGCTIEARRFQQDLPKYLAKNTQIIGISADDVDSHAEFCDSEGLKFPLLADTDGKVSKAYGSWMSFISARHSFIIDPEGILRETFVKINPAIHSKEVLARLGELQANG; translated from the coding sequence ATGATGTCCCGTCGCAAGTTTTTTAGCACGTTATTGGCAATTTGTCTAGTTTTTCTAAGTTTCAATTTTGCCACACCTGCATTTGCCCTCGGTGGCAAGCTTCCGACGGTGAATGAAGCCGCACCGGATTTTAGTTTGCCGACAAACAGCGGCGACGGACAAGTGTCCCTGTCCGATTATCGCGGTAAGTGGTTGGTAGTCTATTTTTATCCCAAAGACTTTACATCGGGATGTACGATCGAAGCGCGGAGATTTCAGCAAGATTTGCCGAAATACTTGGCCAAGAATACTCAAATTATAGGCATTAGCGCTGATGATGTCGATTCCCATGCGGAATTTTGCGATTCCGAAGGTTTGAAGTTTCCGCTGTTAGCTGATACGGATGGTAAAGTGAGTAAAGCTTACGGTTCTTGGATGAGTTTTATCTCGGCGCGACACAGTTTTATTATTGACCCTGAAGGTATTTTGCGCGAAACTTTTGTGAAGATTAATCCGGCGATTCATTCTAAAGAAGTGTTGGCTCGTTTGGGGGAATTGCAGGCTAACGGGTAA